A genomic window from Exiguobacterium acetylicum DSM 20416 includes:
- a CDS encoding VOC family protein, whose protein sequence is MIAGLYEAHLPVKELERSIVFYEKLGLACAFRNEHVAFFWIEHGKSWLGLWKAGQVELPYHPSIRHVAFRMVQENIDKAQDWLKERGITVRSAFGVTAADQPLVLDNHPHAHAAIYFEDPDGNSLELIAPLRFDMETVNGTMPYHDWQEVYEK, encoded by the coding sequence ATGATTGCTGGACTGTATGAAGCCCATTTACCGGTCAAAGAACTCGAACGATCGATTGTCTTTTACGAAAAATTGGGTCTTGCATGTGCGTTCCGAAATGAACACGTCGCTTTCTTTTGGATCGAGCACGGCAAGAGTTGGTTAGGACTATGGAAAGCCGGTCAAGTCGAGTTACCGTATCATCCATCGATTCGACATGTAGCGTTTCGAATGGTGCAAGAAAATATCGATAAAGCACAGGACTGGTTAAAGGAGAGGGGCATTACCGTTCGATCCGCCTTTGGTGTAACGGCAGCTGATCAACCGCTTGTTCTTGATAACCATCCACATGCGCACGCAGCAATCTACTTCGAGGATCCAGATGGCAATTCGCTCGAATTGATCGCACCGTTACGCTTTGACATGGAAACAGTGAATGGCACGATGCCGTATCATGACTGGCAAGAAGTATACGAAAAATGA
- a CDS encoding SDR family oxidoreductase, protein MAASKNPLTQYFNDDFPKQYQDAPAVQAKMEPVPDCGEESYKGSGKLIGKKALITGGDSGIGRAAAIAYAREGADIVLNYLPEEQQDAEEVKALVEAAGQKAYLLPGDLSDEAFCGQLVKEAHESLGGLDILALVAGKQQAVEDILDLSTEQLRKTYEINVFSLFWVVKAALPLLKEGASIITTTSVQGYNPSANLLDYASTKFAINGFTRGLAKQVAPKGIRVNSVAPGPIWTPLQISGGQPSENIPEFGQETPLKRSGQPVELSDVYVFLASDAASYVTAQIYGVTGGIELA, encoded by the coding sequence ATGGCTGCATCGAAAAATCCGTTAACACAATACTTCAATGACGATTTTCCAAAACAATATCAGGACGCACCAGCGGTTCAAGCAAAAATGGAACCTGTTCCCGATTGTGGAGAAGAGAGTTACAAAGGCTCCGGCAAATTGATCGGCAAAAAAGCACTGATTACGGGTGGCGACTCCGGCATCGGCCGAGCAGCAGCCATCGCCTACGCTCGTGAAGGAGCTGACATCGTGCTCAACTACTTACCGGAGGAACAACAGGATGCTGAAGAGGTCAAAGCACTCGTTGAAGCAGCGGGACAAAAAGCATATCTCTTACCTGGTGATTTAAGTGATGAAGCGTTCTGTGGACAACTCGTCAAAGAAGCACACGAATCGCTCGGTGGACTCGATATTTTGGCACTTGTCGCAGGTAAACAACAAGCTGTCGAAGACATTCTCGACCTGTCGACGGAGCAATTACGTAAAACATACGAAATCAATGTCTTCTCTCTCTTCTGGGTCGTCAAAGCAGCCTTGCCACTCTTGAAGGAAGGGGCTTCGATCATCACGACGACATCCGTTCAAGGATACAACCCAAGCGCGAACCTCTTGGATTATGCATCGACGAAGTTTGCCATCAACGGGTTCACGCGTGGACTCGCTAAACAAGTCGCGCCAAAAGGAATCCGTGTCAACTCCGTCGCACCTGGTCCGATTTGGACACCGCTTCAAATCTCGGGTGGTCAGCCAAGCGAGAACATTCCAGAGTTCGGACAGGAAACACCACTGAAACGAAGTGGTCAACCGGTCGAACTGTCGGATGTTTATGTCTTCCTCGCTTCAGACGCTGCGAGCTATGTCACGGCGCAAATCTATGGTGTCACAGGCGGAATCGAATTGGCATAA
- a CDS encoding maltose acetyltransferase domain-containing protein, with protein MTEKEKMIQGELYLAQDPELVADRIRAQSLCYEFNQLSVHDRAKRKALLQQLFQTEQVDFYIEPTFKCDYGYNITLGARFYANYDCVLLDICPITIGDNCMLAPGVHIYTATHPLDPVERNSGYEFGKPVVIGNNVWIGGRAVINPGVTIGDNAVIASGSVVVKDVPANSVVGGNPARIIKTI; from the coding sequence ATGACTGAAAAAGAAAAAATGATTCAAGGGGAACTCTACTTAGCACAAGATCCGGAACTCGTGGCTGACCGCATCCGGGCACAATCACTCTGCTATGAGTTCAATCAATTGAGTGTCCATGATAGGGCTAAACGGAAGGCACTTCTTCAACAATTATTCCAAACAGAGCAAGTCGACTTTTACATTGAACCGACCTTTAAATGTGATTATGGCTACAACATTACGTTAGGGGCTCGCTTTTATGCCAATTATGACTGTGTCTTGCTCGATATTTGCCCGATTACGATTGGTGACAACTGCATGCTTGCTCCAGGAGTACATATCTATACTGCGACCCATCCACTCGATCCTGTCGAGCGCAACAGCGGTTATGAATTCGGAAAACCGGTCGTCATCGGGAATAACGTCTGGATCGGTGGACGCGCGGTCATCAATCCCGGTGTGACGATCGGAGATAATGCTGTCATCGCCTCAGGAAGTGTCGTTGTCAAGGATGTACCGGCAAACAGCGTCGTCGGTGGAAATCCCGCCCGAATCATTAAAACAATCTAA